Proteins co-encoded in one Kocuria flava genomic window:
- the rpmB gene encoding 50S ribosomal protein L28 produces the protein MAAHCQVTGAQPGFGHSISHSHRRTKRRFDPNIQKKRYWVPSLRRNVTLTVSAKGIKVIDARGIDAVVADIVARGEKI, from the coding sequence ATGGCAGCGCACTGCCAGGTGACCGGAGCTCAGCCGGGCTTTGGCCACAGCATTTCGCACTCGCACCGCCGCACCAAGCGCCGGTTCGACCCGAACATCCAGAAGAAGCGTTACTGGGTGCCCTCGCTGCGCCGCAACGTGACGCTCACCGTCAGCGCCAAGGGCATCAAGGTCATCGACGCCCGTGGCATCGACGCGGTCGTCGCCGACATCGTCGCACGTGGGGAGAAGATCTGA
- the rpmG gene encoding 50S ribosomal protein L33 yields the protein MAKDKDVRPIIKLKSTAGTGFTYVTRKNRRNDPDRMVLKKYDPVVRKHVDFREER from the coding sequence ATGGCCAAGGACAAGGACGTTCGTCCCATCATCAAGCTGAAGTCCACCGCGGGGACCGGGTTCACCTACGTGACCCGCAAGAACCGCCGCAACGACCCGGACCGCATGGTGCTCAAGAAGTACGACCCGGTCGTCCGCAAGCACGTCGATTTCCGCGAGGAGCGCTGA
- a CDS encoding copper chaperone PCu(A)C — translation MRTTVHPTPIRTAAGSPSAPQRPAGRSLPRLLRGTAVLALGALALTGCGAPAAGPEATAAASATAAASAAADGTAAGPLTVEQPWAKARTTGGMTGVFGTLVNDGDTPVVLTGASAEGVAGAVELHETVLDPETGATVMRRLQEPVTIAPGDSYALEPGADHIMLLDLRCGLYAGDELALRLQFEDGTEQVLTAAIRDYAGAREEYRPGEGPEEGAPASHGTTSPAASSPGDTAQESSGHDGSADGDSAHGASGTGTGAAHDGTTAAAELPACDA, via the coding sequence ATGCGCACCACCGTGCACCCCACCCCGATCCGCACCGCCGCCGGCTCCCCGTCCGCACCGCAGCGTCCCGCCGGGAGGTCCCTGCCGCGCCTGCTGCGCGGCACGGCCGTGCTCGCGCTCGGCGCCCTGGCCCTCACCGGCTGCGGGGCCCCGGCGGCCGGACCGGAGGCCACCGCCGCCGCGAGCGCCACCGCCGCCGCGAGCGCCGCCGCGGACGGCACCGCGGCCGGGCCGCTGACCGTCGAGCAGCCCTGGGCCAAGGCCCGCACGACCGGCGGCATGACGGGCGTGTTCGGCACGCTCGTCAACGACGGCGACACCCCGGTCGTGCTGACCGGCGCGAGCGCCGAGGGCGTCGCCGGCGCCGTCGAGCTGCACGAGACCGTCCTGGACCCGGAGACCGGGGCCACCGTGATGCGGCGGCTCCAGGAGCCCGTGACGATCGCGCCGGGGGACTCCTACGCGCTCGAGCCCGGGGCCGACCACATCATGCTCCTGGACCTGCGGTGCGGGCTCTACGCCGGGGACGAGCTCGCGCTGCGCCTGCAGTTCGAGGACGGCACCGAGCAGGTGCTCACGGCGGCGATCCGCGACTACGCCGGGGCCCGGGAGGAGTACCGCCCCGGCGAGGGGCCCGAGGAGGGCGCCCCGGCGTCCCACGGAACCACCTCGCCCGCCGCGTCGTCGCCCGGGGACACCGCGCAGGAGAGCTCCGGGCACGACGGCTCCGCGGACGGGGACTCCGCGCACGGGGCCTCCGGGACGGGAACGGGCGCGGCCCACGACGGCACGACGGCGGCCGCCGAGCTGCCCGCCTGCGATGCGTGA
- a CDS encoding Dyp-type peroxidase: protein MREPDPRRGGLSRRGLLVAGGVASAGAATALGAESLRRGTAAPPPDPPVPAAHGGRTEPFHGARQAGVGTVPQAFASFVALDLRPGAGPEAVRRLLRVLSADAADLARGTAPVGDQEPWLAEHPARLSVTFGFGPRLLGLLAPDRVPPWLRPLPAFSIDRLEERWSGGDLLLQLCADDRLALSHAQRVLLKGARSSATVRWVQDGFRHTVGAVPEGTTMRNLFGQVDGTADARPGSEEFERVVYGGADTAPWIEDGTALVVRRIRMDLDAWDEVDTPAREDAVGRRLADGAPLTGTAEHDEPDLAATSPLGFPVIAPYAHVRRARPADPVERIHRRVYNYDLPGAGGAGDAGMIFASYQADPDRQFVPIQRRLDELDMLNAWTTPVGSAVFAVPPGCAEDGFVGDVLLRA from the coding sequence ATGCGTGAGCCCGACCCCCGCCGCGGCGGGCTGAGCCGCCGCGGGCTGCTCGTGGCCGGCGGCGTCGCCTCCGCCGGCGCGGCCACGGCGCTCGGGGCCGAGTCCCTGCGCCGCGGCACCGCCGCGCCCCCGCCGGACCCGCCCGTGCCCGCGGCCCACGGCGGGCGGACCGAGCCCTTCCACGGGGCCCGGCAGGCCGGGGTGGGCACCGTGCCGCAGGCGTTCGCGTCCTTCGTGGCCCTGGACCTGCGCCCGGGCGCCGGTCCGGAGGCCGTGCGGCGCCTGCTGCGGGTGCTCTCCGCCGACGCCGCCGACCTCGCCCGCGGCACGGCCCCGGTCGGGGACCAGGAGCCGTGGCTGGCCGAGCACCCGGCCCGGCTCTCGGTGACCTTCGGGTTCGGCCCGCGGCTGCTGGGCCTGCTCGCCCCCGACCGGGTGCCGCCGTGGCTGCGGCCCCTGCCCGCGTTCTCGATCGACCGCCTCGAGGAGCGCTGGAGCGGCGGGGACCTGCTGCTGCAGCTGTGCGCGGACGACCGGCTCGCGCTCTCCCACGCGCAGCGGGTGCTCCTCAAGGGCGCCCGCTCCAGCGCGACCGTGCGGTGGGTGCAGGACGGGTTCCGGCACACGGTCGGGGCCGTCCCGGAGGGCACCACGATGCGCAACCTCTTCGGCCAGGTCGACGGCACCGCGGATGCCCGCCCCGGGTCCGAGGAGTTCGAGCGCGTGGTCTACGGCGGGGCGGACACGGCCCCGTGGATCGAGGACGGCACCGCCCTGGTGGTCCGCCGGATCCGGATGGACCTCGACGCCTGGGACGAGGTCGACACCCCCGCCCGCGAGGACGCGGTGGGCCGCCGGCTGGCCGACGGCGCACCCCTGACGGGCACCGCCGAGCACGACGAACCGGACCTGGCGGCGACGAGCCCCCTCGGCTTCCCGGTCATCGCGCCCTACGCCCACGTGCGCCGCGCGCGCCCGGCGGACCCGGTGGAGCGGATCCACCGGCGGGTCTACAACTACGACCTGCCCGGGGCGGGCGGGGCCGGCGACGCGGGGATGATCTTCGCGTCCTACCAGGCCGACCCCGACCGGCAGTTCGTGCCGATCCAGCGCCGTCTCGACGAGCTGGACATGCTCAACGCGTGGACGACGCCCGTCGGCTCGGCCGTGTTCGCGGTGCCGCCGGGCTGCGCCGAGGACGGGTTCGTGGGCGACGTCCTGCTGCGGGCCTGA
- a CDS encoding ABC transporter ATP-binding protein, with protein sequence MASITLKNLVKKYGDGFPAVNDVSIDIADGEFLILVGPSGCGKSTLLRMIVGLEDITSGDLLIDGQRVNEKEPRERNLSMVFQNYALYPHLTVYENIAFPLRLSKGKFSQEEIDRKVRHAASTLDLDEHLERKPANLSGGQRQRVAMGRAIVRDADAFLFDEPLSNLDAKLRGQMRTEIAQLQRRMGITSIYVTHDQTEAMTLGDRVAVLKKGVLQQIASPRELYEQPVNLFVAGFIGSPSMNFIPAHVRGGVFVTPLGEIAVPEQAAGRLPADDSIVLLGVRPEHFEDAKFVDEAIAARGTTFDARFTHTEWLGNQQYGYIRYQPDEAVQSKLNELARDLDADEMTPQLVVSLDASSRIRGGTEGRIWRDTRRMHVFDPETGENLTRDAEAGAELTREAAEERTAEIERARQEQAAAG encoded by the coding sequence ATGGCATCCATCACCCTCAAGAACCTCGTCAAGAAGTACGGCGACGGGTTCCCCGCCGTCAACGACGTCTCGATCGACATCGCCGACGGGGAGTTCCTCATCCTGGTGGGCCCCTCCGGCTGCGGCAAGTCGACCCTGCTGCGCATGATCGTGGGCCTCGAGGACATCACCTCCGGGGACCTGCTCATCGACGGCCAGCGGGTCAACGAGAAGGAGCCCCGCGAGCGCAACCTCTCGATGGTCTTCCAGAACTACGCGCTCTACCCGCACCTGACGGTCTACGAGAACATCGCGTTCCCGCTGCGGCTGTCCAAGGGGAAGTTCTCCCAGGAGGAGATCGACCGGAAGGTCCGCCACGCCGCCTCGACCCTGGACCTCGACGAGCACCTCGAGCGCAAGCCGGCGAACCTCTCCGGCGGCCAGCGCCAGCGCGTGGCGATGGGCCGGGCGATCGTGCGGGACGCCGACGCGTTCCTCTTCGACGAGCCCCTGTCCAACCTGGACGCGAAGCTGCGCGGCCAGATGCGCACCGAGATCGCCCAGCTGCAGCGGCGGATGGGCATCACCTCGATCTACGTCACCCACGACCAGACCGAGGCGATGACCCTCGGCGACCGGGTGGCCGTGCTGAAGAAGGGCGTGCTGCAGCAGATCGCGTCCCCGCGGGAGCTCTACGAGCAGCCCGTCAACCTGTTCGTGGCCGGGTTCATCGGCTCGCCGTCGATGAACTTCATCCCGGCGCACGTGCGCGGCGGGGTGTTCGTGACGCCCCTGGGCGAGATCGCCGTCCCCGAGCAGGCCGCCGGCAGGCTGCCCGCCGACGACTCGATCGTGCTGCTGGGCGTGCGCCCGGAGCACTTCGAGGACGCGAAGTTCGTGGACGAGGCGATCGCCGCGCGCGGGACGACCTTCGACGCCCGCTTCACCCACACCGAGTGGCTGGGCAACCAGCAGTACGGCTACATCCGCTACCAGCCCGACGAGGCCGTGCAGTCGAAGCTCAACGAGCTCGCCCGCGACCTGGACGCCGACGAGATGACCCCGCAGCTGGTGGTCTCCCTCGACGCGTCCTCGCGCATCCGCGGCGGCACGGAGGGCCGGATCTGGCGGGACACCCGCCGGATGCACGTCTTCGACCCGGAGACCGGCGAGAACCTCACCCGCGACGCCGAGGCCGGGGCCGAGCTGACCCGCGAGGCTGCCGAGGAGCGCACGGCCGAGATCGAGCGGGCCCGCCAGGAGCAGGCCGCGGCCGGGTGA
- the rpsN gene encoding 30S ribosomal protein S14 → MAKKSKIAKNEQRKVVVERYAAKRAELKKTLVDENATPEAREEARLGLQKLPRDASPIRVRNRDQIDGRPRGTLQKFGISRVRFREMAHRGELPGISKSSW, encoded by the coding sequence ATGGCCAAGAAGTCCAAGATCGCCAAGAACGAGCAGCGCAAGGTCGTCGTCGAGCGCTACGCCGCCAAGCGCGCCGAGCTCAAGAAGACCCTGGTCGACGAGAACGCGACCCCCGAGGCCCGCGAGGAGGCCCGCCTGGGCCTGCAGAAGCTGCCGCGCGACGCCTCCCCGATCCGGGTGCGCAACCGCGACCAGATCGACGGCCGCCCCCGCGGAACCCTCCAGAAGTTCGGGATCTCCCGCGTGCGCTTCCGCGAGATGGCCCACCGCGGCGAACTGCCGGGCATCTCCAAGTCCAGCTGGTAG
- a CDS encoding copper resistance CopC family protein encodes MRTTRTTSRTSARAAAAVLAAGALTGLTALPATAHDELTGVAPEPGAVLGTAPEELELSFSGQIMDIGHQVAVTDSEGRSVTAGEPRPEGTRLVQPLSDAGTEDETYDVVWRVVSSDGHPIEGSFRYEVGDGAGNGTAAPEDRGGGEDAAPAEDAPAAEAQDAARGTTGSDVPLWLVAVGGAAVALAVLGGVSLLSRRRGR; translated from the coding sequence ATGCGCACCACCCGCACGACATCCCGCACCTCCGCCCGTGCCGCCGCCGCCGTCCTGGCGGCGGGGGCGCTGACCGGCCTGACCGCCCTGCCCGCCACGGCCCACGACGAGCTGACCGGCGTGGCGCCCGAGCCCGGCGCCGTCCTCGGGACCGCCCCCGAGGAGCTGGAGCTCAGCTTCTCCGGGCAGATCATGGACATCGGCCACCAGGTGGCCGTCACCGACTCCGAGGGCCGCTCGGTCACGGCCGGCGAGCCGCGGCCCGAGGGCACCCGGCTGGTGCAGCCGCTGAGCGACGCCGGCACGGAGGACGAGACCTACGACGTCGTGTGGCGCGTGGTCTCCAGCGACGGCCACCCCATCGAGGGCAGCTTCCGCTACGAGGTCGGCGACGGCGCCGGGAACGGCACCGCCGCGCCGGAGGACCGGGGTGGCGGCGAGGACGCCGCCCCGGCCGAGGACGCCCCGGCCGCCGAGGCGCAGGACGCGGCCCGCGGCACCACCGGCTCGGACGTGCCGCTGTGGCTCGTCGCCGTCGGCGGCGCGGCCGTCGCCCTCGCCGTGCTGGGCGGGGTCAGCCTCCTCTCCCGCCGCCGCGGGCGCTGA
- a CDS encoding HU family DNA-binding protein, translating to MAKNRSELVAEVAEKAGTTNAAVNGVLDALFQVFEESVSAGEKITIPGWLSVERTDRAARTGRNPQTGESIEIPAGHGVKLTAGSKLKAAVSGK from the coding sequence ATGGCTAAGAACCGCAGTGAGCTCGTCGCCGAGGTCGCCGAGAAGGCCGGCACCACCAACGCCGCCGTCAACGGTGTCCTGGACGCGCTCTTCCAGGTCTTCGAGGAGTCCGTCTCCGCCGGTGAGAAGATCACCATCCCGGGCTGGCTGTCCGTGGAGCGCACCGACCGCGCGGCGCGCACCGGTCGCAACCCCCAGACCGGCGAGAGCATCGAGATCCCGGCCGGCCACGGCGTCAAGCTGACCGCGGGCTCCAAGCTCAAGGCCGCCGTCTCCGGCAAGTAG
- a CDS encoding cytochrome c oxidase assembly protein, which produces MTSRTVQRTDRGTGPQETGTRGTGGRRPEPWTLAAVPVVALTALVLAMLWSGSGAPRLAADPGALVRWGLPVAEVVHDGALVVVLGSLLFALGIVPKHRGSGRRRGTGQDPAPEHPLFTQTLRLGGAAAVVWTVAAVAVLVLSYSDVAGVPVGGDETYTGQLVHYATEIPTGQAQSVIVVVAAVVTTLLFGVRALLGLLLTAGLACTALVAMALNGHSAGGNDHMGAVNSLGLHLLGVCLWTGGLVVLAWLAPWLDAPDAGTAALPAGSARGRTGGAVRRVPLAAVVLRRFSAVALAAFLLVAASGVVNSAVRIGSWDQLFSPYGEIALTKAVLTLLLGAAGLLHRRRLIPGLEAGRIGPRRAVWQLVLGELLVMGAVMGLAVALSRTAPPVPETIAPDASPALILTWYELPPEPTAASWFTTWRVDWLWLTVCLVLLVVYLRAMVRVRRRGDAWSVLRALSWVTGLGVLFWITSGGPAVYGRVLFSAHMVEHMMLTMVVPIFLVLGSPVTLLLKALEPRQDGSRGPREWILRLVHSTWSRVVTHPVFAAVNFAASIVVFYFTPLFGLTLRYHVGHVFMVTHFLITGYLFMLVLIGTDPIPRRPGHMMRLVLLLATMVYHAFVGVALMGSDTLLQASWFGNTGRDWGRTAIEDQQFGGALMWGIGEFPTVVVAVVVAVLWAIEGTKENRRADRKADRTDDAELKAYNEMMAGLAEHDDRAARR; this is translated from the coding sequence ATGACTTCCAGGACGGTGCAGCGCACCGACCGCGGCACGGGGCCGCAGGAGACGGGGACCCGGGGGACCGGCGGCCGCCGGCCGGAGCCGTGGACGCTCGCGGCCGTGCCCGTCGTCGCCCTCACGGCGCTCGTGCTGGCGATGCTGTGGAGCGGCTCCGGCGCCCCGCGCCTGGCCGCGGACCCCGGCGCCCTGGTGCGGTGGGGCCTGCCCGTGGCGGAGGTCGTCCACGACGGCGCCCTCGTCGTGGTGCTCGGCTCCCTGCTGTTCGCCCTCGGGATCGTGCCGAAGCACCGGGGGAGCGGCCGCCGCCGCGGCACCGGGCAGGACCCCGCGCCGGAGCACCCGCTGTTCACGCAGACGCTGCGCCTCGGCGGCGCGGCCGCGGTCGTGTGGACCGTGGCCGCGGTCGCGGTGCTCGTGCTCTCCTACTCGGACGTGGCCGGTGTGCCCGTGGGCGGGGACGAGACCTACACCGGGCAGCTGGTGCACTACGCCACCGAGATCCCCACGGGGCAGGCCCAGTCCGTGATCGTCGTGGTCGCCGCCGTGGTCACGACCCTGCTCTTCGGGGTGCGCGCCCTCCTCGGGCTGCTGCTGACCGCCGGCCTCGCGTGCACCGCCCTCGTGGCCATGGCCCTCAACGGCCACTCCGCCGGCGGCAACGACCACATGGGCGCGGTCAACTCCCTCGGCCTGCACCTGCTCGGGGTGTGCCTGTGGACCGGCGGGCTCGTGGTCCTCGCCTGGCTCGCGCCGTGGCTCGACGCCCCGGACGCCGGCACCGCGGCTCTGCCCGCCGGGTCCGCCCGCGGCCGCACCGGCGGGGCCGTGCGGCGGGTGCCGCTGGCCGCCGTCGTGCTGCGCCGCTTCTCCGCGGTCGCGCTCGCCGCGTTCCTGCTCGTCGCCGCCTCCGGGGTGGTCAACTCCGCGGTGCGCATCGGCTCCTGGGACCAGCTGTTCAGCCCCTACGGGGAGATCGCCCTGACCAAGGCCGTGCTGACCCTGCTGCTCGGGGCGGCCGGCCTCCTCCACCGCCGCCGGCTGATCCCCGGGCTCGAGGCCGGGCGGATCGGGCCCCGCCGCGCGGTGTGGCAGCTGGTCCTGGGCGAGCTGCTCGTCATGGGCGCCGTCATGGGCCTGGCCGTGGCGCTCTCGCGCACCGCCCCGCCCGTGCCCGAGACGATCGCCCCGGACGCCTCCCCGGCCCTGATCCTCACCTGGTACGAGCTGCCGCCCGAGCCCACCGCGGCCTCGTGGTTCACCACGTGGCGCGTGGACTGGCTGTGGCTGACGGTGTGCCTGGTCCTGCTCGTGGTCTACCTGCGCGCGATGGTGCGGGTGCGCCGGCGCGGGGACGCGTGGTCCGTGCTGCGCGCCCTGTCCTGGGTCACCGGGCTGGGCGTGCTGTTCTGGATCACCTCGGGCGGGCCGGCCGTCTACGGCCGGGTGCTGTTCTCCGCCCACATGGTCGAGCACATGATGCTGACCATGGTCGTGCCGATCTTCCTCGTGCTGGGCTCCCCGGTGACCCTGCTGCTGAAGGCCCTCGAGCCCCGGCAGGACGGCTCCCGCGGGCCCCGCGAGTGGATCCTGCGCCTGGTGCACTCGACCTGGAGCCGGGTCGTCACCCACCCCGTGTTCGCCGCGGTGAACTTCGCCGCCTCGATCGTGGTCTTCTACTTCACCCCGCTGTTCGGCCTCACCCTCCGCTACCACGTGGGCCACGTGTTCATGGTCACCCACTTCCTGATCACCGGGTACCTGTTCATGCTCGTGCTCATCGGCACCGACCCCATCCCGCGCCGGCCCGGGCACATGATGCGGCTCGTGCTGCTGCTGGCCACGATGGTCTACCACGCCTTCGTGGGCGTCGCCCTCATGGGCTCGGACACCCTGCTGCAGGCCTCCTGGTTCGGCAACACGGGCCGCGACTGGGGCCGGACGGCGATCGAGGACCAGCAGTTCGGCGGGGCCCTGATGTGGGGCATCGGGGAGTTCCCCACGGTCGTGGTGGCCGTCGTCGTCGCCGTGCTGTGGGCGATCGAGGGCACGAAGGAGAACCGCCGCGCCGACCGGAAGGCCGACCGGACCGACGACGCCGAGCTGAAGGCCTACAACGAGATGATGGCCGGGCTCGCCGAGCACGACGACCGCGCCGCCCGGCGCTGA
- a CDS encoding NHL domain-containing thioredoxin family protein codes for MRLTSRVRASELEGRAWLNTGDKPLDLAALRGKVVILDFWSFCCINCLHVLDELRPLEERFADVLVTVGVHSPKFEHEADPEALAAAVDRYEIHHPVLDDPELTTWQAYTARAWPTLVVVDPEGYIVAHLSGEGHVQGLVPLVEELVAEHEAKGTLHRGDGPYVPRPAPEGDLRFPGKVLPLPDGSFLVSDTGHHRLVQLGNDLETVQRVIGAGKGHEDGDAGAARFTEPQGLTLLPEQVRAAVGYDVVVADSVNHRLRGVELATGRVRTVAGNGVQRLLDEERARGAEPNHIDPDADPLDVALSSPWDVVWSTAADRLVVAMAGTHQLFSFDPRTGRLAVLAGTGDEGLKDGAAGEAWFAQSSGLAEDHHGNVWVADSETSALRVVRFDDDGAAAVETAVGEGLFDFGFRDGDAAQARMQHCLGVAQLPDGSVAVADTYNGAVRHYDPRTGQVATLARGLAEPSDVLLDVSGEQPLLVVVEANAHRLVRVPVPAAAQRVDEGAAQTQRPRTRLAPGALTVDVRFSAPTGQKLDDRWGDPTQLKISASPEEALGQGAGTAQGLRRELVLAEGVREGVLHITARAAACDGEPGGEIPDHAACHLYQQDWGIPFVLDPEGDDELVLDLRGVS; via the coding sequence GTGCGCCTCACCTCCCGCGTCCGCGCCTCCGAGCTGGAGGGCCGGGCCTGGCTCAACACCGGCGACAAGCCGCTGGACCTCGCCGCGCTGCGCGGCAAGGTCGTGATCCTGGACTTCTGGTCCTTCTGCTGCATCAACTGCCTGCACGTGCTCGACGAGCTGCGCCCCCTCGAGGAGCGCTTCGCCGACGTGCTCGTGACCGTCGGGGTGCACTCCCCGAAGTTCGAGCACGAGGCCGACCCGGAGGCCCTGGCCGCGGCCGTGGACCGCTACGAGATCCACCACCCGGTCCTCGACGACCCCGAGCTGACCACGTGGCAGGCCTACACGGCCCGCGCGTGGCCCACGCTCGTCGTCGTCGACCCCGAGGGCTACATCGTGGCCCACCTCTCCGGGGAGGGCCACGTGCAGGGCCTCGTCCCCCTCGTCGAGGAGCTCGTGGCCGAGCACGAGGCCAAGGGCACCCTGCACCGCGGCGACGGTCCCTACGTCCCCCGCCCCGCGCCCGAGGGCGACCTGCGCTTCCCCGGGAAGGTCCTGCCCCTGCCGGACGGCTCGTTCCTCGTCTCCGACACCGGCCACCACCGGCTGGTCCAGCTCGGCAACGACCTCGAGACCGTCCAGCGCGTCATCGGCGCCGGCAAGGGCCACGAGGACGGGGACGCGGGGGCCGCCCGCTTCACCGAGCCGCAGGGCCTGACCCTGCTGCCGGAGCAGGTGCGGGCGGCGGTCGGCTACGACGTCGTCGTCGCCGACTCCGTCAACCACCGCCTGCGCGGGGTCGAGCTCGCCACGGGCCGGGTCCGCACGGTCGCCGGCAACGGCGTGCAGCGCCTGCTCGACGAGGAGCGGGCCCGCGGCGCGGAGCCCAACCACATCGACCCCGACGCCGACCCGCTGGACGTGGCGCTGTCCTCGCCGTGGGACGTCGTGTGGTCCACGGCCGCCGACCGGCTCGTCGTCGCGATGGCCGGCACCCACCAGCTGTTCTCCTTCGACCCGCGCACCGGCCGCCTGGCCGTGCTCGCGGGCACCGGCGACGAGGGCCTCAAGGACGGCGCGGCCGGCGAGGCGTGGTTCGCGCAGTCCTCCGGGCTGGCCGAGGACCACCACGGCAACGTGTGGGTCGCCGACTCCGAGACCTCCGCCCTGCGCGTGGTCCGGTTCGACGACGACGGCGCCGCGGCCGTCGAGACCGCCGTGGGCGAGGGACTGTTCGACTTCGGCTTCCGCGACGGCGACGCCGCGCAGGCCCGGATGCAGCACTGCCTCGGCGTGGCCCAGCTGCCCGACGGCTCCGTGGCCGTGGCCGACACCTACAACGGCGCCGTGCGCCACTACGACCCGCGCACCGGCCAGGTCGCGACACTGGCCCGCGGCCTCGCCGAGCCCTCCGACGTCCTGCTCGACGTCTCGGGGGAGCAGCCGCTGCTCGTGGTCGTGGAGGCCAACGCCCACCGCCTCGTGCGGGTCCCGGTCCCGGCGGCCGCCCAGCGGGTCGACGAGGGCGCCGCGCAGACGCAGCGGCCCCGCACGAGGCTGGCCCCCGGCGCGCTGACGGTCGACGTGCGCTTCAGCGCCCCCACGGGCCAGAAGCTCGACGACCGGTGGGGCGACCCGACGCAGCTGAAGATCTCCGCCTCCCCGGAGGAGGCGCTGGGCCAGGGGGCGGGCACGGCCCAGGGGCTGCGCCGGGAGCTCGTGCTCGCCGAGGGGGTGCGCGAGGGGGTCCTGCACATCACCGCGCGCGCCGCGGCCTGCGACGGCGAGCCGGGCGGGGAGATCCCCGACCACGCCGCCTGCCACCTCTACCAGCAGGACTGGGGCATCCCCTTCGTGCTGGACCCCGAGGGGGACGACGAGCTCGTCCTGGACCTGCGCGGGGTCAGCTGA
- a CDS encoding SGNH/GDSL hydrolase family protein — protein MSATTAPGPLRHPVRWVALGDSMTEGVGDPDPARPNGVRGWADVVAEQLTAAHPGTRYANLAVRGRLLRGILEEQLEPALALEPTLVSLYAGGNDTLRPRVDVDALMADYAAAVARLRAAGAQVVLFTAFDPGKDAPTSWTRPRQALYNEHVREIADRHGCLVLDYWRMRALQDWRYWSVDRLHMSPAGHEYVAARMLELLGVEHGLQTPPPERLPVTARPGVLREDLYWAREYLLPWVGRRLRGTSSGDALRPRYPRWTELSPRPVRPAGPEPAGTPR, from the coding sequence GTGAGCGCGACGACGGCGCCGGGCCCGCTGCGGCACCCGGTGCGCTGGGTCGCGCTGGGAGACTCGATGACCGAGGGGGTCGGCGACCCCGACCCCGCCCGCCCCAACGGGGTGCGCGGCTGGGCGGACGTGGTGGCCGAGCAGCTCACGGCCGCCCACCCCGGCACCCGCTACGCCAACCTCGCGGTCCGGGGCCGGCTGCTGCGCGGGATCCTCGAGGAGCAGCTCGAGCCGGCGCTGGCCCTGGAGCCGACGCTGGTGAGCCTCTACGCCGGCGGCAACGACACCCTCCGGCCCCGGGTGGACGTCGACGCCCTGATGGCCGACTACGCGGCGGCGGTGGCCCGGCTGCGCGCCGCCGGGGCCCAGGTGGTGCTGTTCACCGCCTTCGACCCCGGCAAGGACGCGCCCACCTCCTGGACCCGCCCGCGGCAGGCCCTCTACAACGAGCACGTGCGCGAGATCGCCGACCGGCACGGGTGCCTGGTCCTCGACTACTGGCGGATGCGCGCCCTGCAGGACTGGCGCTACTGGTCCGTGGACCGGCTGCACATGTCCCCGGCGGGCCACGAGTACGTCGCCGCCCGCATGCTGGAGCTGCTCGGCGTCGAGCACGGCCTGCAGACGCCCCCGCCGGAGCGGCTGCCCGTCACGGCGCGGCCGGGCGTGCTCCGGGAGGACCTGTACTGGGCGCGGGAGTATCTGCTGCCCTGGGTCGGGCGCCGGCTGCGCGGGACCTCCTCCGGGGACGCCCTCCGGCCCCGGTACCCGCGGTGGACCGAGCTGAGCCCGCGCCCCGTGCGCCCGGCCGGACCGGAGCCCGCGGGCACGCCCCGCTGA